GAGTAGTTATATATGCAAGTGAGATTGAATCTGTTGGCCCAACAGGAACTATTAAGCAAGATATAGTCATACTAGACCAAAGGTATATTAGTTTACAACTTTTCTCATCCTAATATTTGTCCCTTTATCATAATATTTATATATCTCATTCTAAtatatttcaaaatgtttgttgttGCAGTTACTTTGCTATGAGATTGACAATATGGAATCATTTTGTTGATGAAATCGGTGATCGAGTGATAATAGATATTTTTCAAAACCTCATTCTGCTGGCATGTGGCgtacaagttcaaaattttaatggtaattttttttcattttctttcaaaaaataattttgtttgGGAATCATAATTAAGACAATTAATGTTACTTTATTCCAACTCATTTACAGGATCATATTTGACAACTGGAAAATATACAAGACTATATATCAACCATAAGGATCCGATTTCTTCAAGTTTGGCACAATGGTAAGTGTTAATAATGTCATAGACACACAGTTCCTTTAATTACATGTCGATTTAATgtctttttatttaatttgcagCTAGGAACTATTGTTATTCGTACAAAGAGAATATTGTGGTGTTGTATTAGATTTTATCCAACTACACTAAATACCAAATCCATTAATAATGCAACTTTTGCGTAGATTTCGCACTACACTAAGTGATTTCCTAATAACAAGTACTTCATAAAACCCATTCACATTTTGAGTTAAATTATGTTATACAAGTTTGTGAGTATTGACTAATTTGCAAATATTTTACTTTTGTTATAGGTATGGACTTGACCATTTTGCTCAACTTAAAGCGAGGTGGATACAAACACGCGGTATTTCTTTGCATCGGACACTTTTGACATCAAATGCATGTCGAACAACAATCTCCAAGTTCACATTAATGCCAAAGGTAATATTATGAAATTATCACACAAAGCTTAATAACGTATATATGATGCTTTTTACCTTGATTATTTTCATAAACGacggagtattttttttgttcttaaaATAAATATGTGGCTCTAAATATTTCATTATGTAGGGCAAAACATATAGAGTGCTTGGGGTGTTGGTTGATATTGATGTCAAAAGCTTTGACTGGTATGATGCGTGTTCTATTTGCAATAACAAGGTCTATTATGTTGGTGATCAAGTAACATGTTATAAGTGTAGCAAGAAGCATAGTGTACAAGTGGTTCAAGGGTAAGTTCAATTCACCAAAATACTTATGTACTAATTCAATGAGAACTAttcttacattttttttttttttttggaataagTGTATCTGTTAAGATCACTATCAAAGATTCAAATAGGTCGATGTGTTTGTTGTTGTTCAACAAACAAGTTGAATTTGTTCTCCAATCTTCTACATCCCAACTGAAGGAGTGGCATGATCAGGTTTACATATACATAAATTTCATAATCatttttttcaataatatcataGATTCCGTTTTCTAATTCTTTTTTTCATATAGGTCATTCACAAAGAGATAATTAAGACGAAGTGGTCCTGTTTATTTACCTCATATGTTTTTATTTTAACATCCCCAACAATAACTTCTGCATTGTCATCCTACAAAGTTACCTATGTGACATTTGTGAACTGGGAAGAAGAATGTGCATATTTACTTAAAAGGTATGAACcactttattttttaaaaaaaaaaatttactcactttcattattttgatacaTTTACTATAGCTAATGGTAACTTTTGTTATTGTAGGGTGCGTGACAAGACTAAAACTCCATCGAAGAAACATCGTATCATCAATGTAGATCATTAGAATTTTAGTGATTTATTGATGCTTTTCTTTATGAGTTTGTATATATAAGAAAATATTAATTAGATGAGACTTTCTTAGTTTAGTGAGAAATATGTAAGTATTTTAGTATTTTTAATTATACTTTTCAGTTTTCATATTCGGGGTTTTATTGTAGCTCAAATTTCTACTTTTCGGACACGATCATCTCTATTTATTTTCCGTACAAAGGTCTATGCTTTATATATGTGCTTTACATAGTAGTTAAGCATAAATTATAtcaaatataaaattttgtACGTCGAATATTATTTCCAATAAGATAGATGAATTTCGGATTGACACAAAATTTCCACTTTAAAGAGAAGAGGTGTTTTTGGTTGATAAATTTAacttttcaaaattaaatttaaaaagttTAGAAAATACATACCCGTATATTTTCAGATTCTCCTTTAAAGAGAAGAAATATTCTTATTGTCAGAATTAAGCCTGTAATTGTTGAGGGTCCTGAGTTATTTACACAAATTGTGATACAGAATTACAATTGAGAAATTTTGTGCAATCATGTCAAAACCGCGTAAAACACCTAAATGCCCGTAATTTAACTAGACTAGCACTAATACGCAAATTTTAAAactaaattaaaaacaaaattattGTTCTTCTTTTTCAAAACAACATATATTTAATCACGTATTACCTAGCTAGGGGAAAAAGATCAATACCCAACTATCTAGCTAACTACCTAACacactaaaataaaaaataataataataaaaaaaaaactacctaagaaaataaaaactacCCATGAATTACGTAATACTCCTACATTCATGTTTAATTAGCTAACTATCTAGGAAAAAACTACCCATGATATAATAACAATTGCAACTTCTACTTCCCACTAAAAGAACAATAAAAGGTAAGTATGCAAAATCAAAGTCATATCTATGGTGTAATAACTAACCCATAAACTTATAAACTCATGTTTGACGCCATCATACCTCCTTCCTTCGTGAATTGCTATGGAGTATTAGCCTATTTTCATCAACGATTTAATCCCCACTCCATACTAACCTACAGGTATATactatagaattcgtttaatggtTTTTttacttgattcaatcaacatATATAAATTTCCTTCAATTAATTCTATAACTAATGTATGCCCTTTGATAAATTTACGcgttttttatttccttttacGTATTAATGTGGTTTCTATGGTTAGCTCCTATGTTTTAATGTAAGttctattttattattaatgagaattttcttattttcagtTTACCATTGCCGATCGTCAGTTGAGGAGAGTTATTGGGACAATATTTAGAGCAATTGACGAAGAACGATCTAGGTTATTTGACGAGAGGTATGtttcttattctatttgaaaattttaggtACTTACTAGCCGGGTACGTGTTTTGGTTGTATTGGTGATTTGGATTAAGGAATAAAATAAACCTTAGTGAGTTGTTTATGGACATGTTTAGTGTTTTGTTTCCCTGACATTCACAACGGAAGCCAAAAATATTAGCAGTTGGGCGGGaatcatatacgaagtataacatAAGAAACATATATTTCAGCACTTTTCCTGTTTGCAATATAATCATCGTCAAAAGCACTCACATCTTAAGGAATAATGTACACAATTAGAACAATAGATTATCAAGATATTTGTAGATAACCTCTTTGGCTCTTTGCCATGACATCCAACAAACTACCTGATATTATGGTATATCAAATACAAGCAATAGAAGGACCAAGGTGCCAACAAACTGAAACAAGTAGATGGTTTATCCATCAATTGAAAAGGCATTTTGGGAACTGTCaagtggaatcatgtttatctTAATACACAATCCAATTTGGAGTTGAAGTTTGATACGACGTACTTAACTTAAAGATGTGGTTGAATTAGCACCGTGTCATATATGTTTCCTCAttaaaaattgtaaaagtaTAAATGTAAGAATATAATACTCCTTCCGTTTTTCTAAATTTTACTCACTTATTATTTATGGGGTCGCTCTTATAAAACTAAAATCATAAACTAAAAATATTAGCCTGGTCGAGATATATTTTTGGATATGATTcattatatattttcaaaatattagctTTAGAAACCACGTAAAATAAAACTGAgtagaaggaaaacaaaaggaaGGAGGTATAATTTGCTGTAACTATAAAAGCCTCGTACACTCATGGTCGATTTGGGTACATCCC
This sequence is a window from Spinacia oleracea cultivar Varoflay chromosome 1, BTI_SOV_V1, whole genome shotgun sequence. Protein-coding genes within it:
- the LOC110786540 gene encoding replication protein A 70 kDa DNA-binding subunit D isoform X3; the encoded protein is MGVVIYASEIESVGPTGTIKQDIVILDQSYFAMRLTIWNHFVDEIGDRVIIDIFQNLILLACGVQVQNFNGSYLTTGKYTRLYINHKDPISSSLAQWYGLDHFAQLKARWIQTRGISLHRTLLTSNACRTTISKFTLMPKGKTYRVLGVLVDIDVKSFDWYDACSICNNKVYYVGDQVTCYKCSKKHSVQVVQGVSVKITIKDSNRSMCLLLFNKQVEFVLQSSTSQLKEWHDQVIHKEIIKTKWSCLFTSYVFILTSPTITSALSSYKVTYVTFVNWEEECAYLLKRVRDKTKTPSKKHRIINVDH
- the LOC110786540 gene encoding replication protein A 70 kDa DNA-binding subunit D isoform X2, with amino-acid sequence MSSSYAPFMYLHPYYQSWNVKARLIRSYDIQHVKNGRKIWKMVLLDATVQVIPADNWLRVVQNPYQLNITKETKVLVVDTYVEDFPTYYFNLVSLHGVQSFKHAEGNVIDVMGVVIYASEIESVGPTGTIKQDIVILDQSYFAMRLTIWNHFVDEIGDRVIIDIFQNLILLACGVQVQNFNGSYLTTGKYTRLYINHKDPISSSLAQWYGLDHFAQLKARWIQTRGISLHRTLLTSNACRTTISKFTLMPKGKTYRVLGVLVDIDVKSFDWYDACSICNNKVYYVGDQVTCYKCSKKHSVQVVQGVSVKITIKDSNRSMCLLLFNKQVEFVLQSSTSQLKEWHDQVIHKEIIKTKWSCLFTSYVFILTSPTITSALSSYKVTYVTFVNWEEECAYLLKRVRDKTKTPSKKHRIINVDH
- the LOC110786540 gene encoding replication factor A protein 1 isoform X1 produces the protein MSSSYAPFMYLHPYYQSWNVKARLIRSYDIQHVKNGRKIWKMVLLDATGEPIQCIMFSKDVDHFIDKLQEGLVYCFEKVQVIPADNWLRVVQNPYQLNITKETKVLVVDTYVEDFPTYYFNLVSLHGVQSFKHAEGNVIDVMGVVIYASEIESVGPTGTIKQDIVILDQSYFAMRLTIWNHFVDEIGDRVIIDIFQNLILLACGVQVQNFNGSYLTTGKYTRLYINHKDPISSSLAQWYGLDHFAQLKARWIQTRGISLHRTLLTSNACRTTISKFTLMPKGKTYRVLGVLVDIDVKSFDWYDACSICNNKVYYVGDQVTCYKCSKKHSVQVVQGVSVKITIKDSNRSMCLLLFNKQVEFVLQSSTSQLKEWHDQVIHKEIIKTKWSCLFTSYVFILTSPTITSALSSYKVTYVTFVNWEEECAYLLKRVRDKTKTPSKKHRIINVDH